A genomic stretch from Verrucomicrobiia bacterium includes:
- a CDS encoding carbon-nitrogen hydrolase yields the protein MSRSSSSVVKLGLVQTSCVADPATNLKKTLAAVEKAAKAGAQIICTQELFRSYYFCQNEDHANFKLAESIPGPSTDAFQKLAKKYKVVIIASLFEKRASGLYHNTAAIIDADGSFLGIYRKMHIPDDPMFYEKFYFTPGDLGFKAWQTKYAKIGVLICWDQWYPEGARLTAMQGAEILFYPTAIGWHPSEKAEYGVRQHGAWELIQRSHAVANGCYVASVNRIGLEQPIGGDGLEFWGQSFVAGTSGEILSKASVDKEENLIVPVDLSKVDVTRTHWPFLRDRRIDAYGDITKRLID from the coding sequence ATGAGTCGTTCCTCTTCCTCCGTGGTGAAGCTGGGACTCGTGCAGACGTCTTGCGTCGCCGACCCCGCTACGAACTTGAAAAAGACGCTCGCTGCCGTTGAAAAAGCGGCCAAAGCGGGTGCGCAAATCATCTGTACCCAGGAGCTGTTCCGCTCCTACTACTTCTGCCAGAACGAAGATCATGCGAACTTCAAGCTGGCAGAATCCATCCCGGGACCAAGCACGGATGCATTCCAGAAGCTGGCCAAAAAGTATAAGGTGGTGATCATCGCCTCGCTTTTCGAGAAACGCGCTTCGGGCCTCTATCATAACACGGCGGCGATCATTGACGCAGACGGATCTTTCCTAGGTATCTACCGGAAGATGCACATTCCGGATGATCCGATGTTCTACGAGAAGTTCTACTTCACGCCGGGTGATCTGGGGTTCAAGGCGTGGCAGACGAAGTATGCGAAGATCGGTGTGCTCATCTGCTGGGACCAATGGTATCCGGAAGGCGCGCGCCTGACTGCGATGCAAGGTGCGGAGATACTTTTCTACCCGACGGCCATCGGCTGGCATCCGAGCGAGAAGGCGGAGTATGGAGTGCGTCAGCACGGCGCTTGGGAGCTGATCCAGCGTTCTCATGCCGTGGCCAACGGGTGTTATGTGGCTTCGGTGAACCGTATCGGCTTGGAACAACCCATCGGTGGTGACGGTTTGGAGTTCTGGGGGCAGAGCTTCGTGGCCGGTACATCGGGAGAGATTCTTTCGAAAGCCAGCGTGGACAAGGAGGAGAACCTCATCGTCCCCGTGGACTTGAGCAAGGTGGACGTCACTCGCACGCATTGGCCGTTCCTGCGCGACCGCCGGATCGATGCGTATGGTGACATCACCAAACGCCTCATCGACTAG
- a CDS encoding SDR family oxidoreductase: MAPRADNLVWVTGANGLIGSHLVRQAGSSVPGWQVRPVTRSDFDLTDFKEVVTAFQKERPRLVIHCAALSRSPECQANPQLAQKLNVEVTEFLADLAMDISFVFFSTDLIFDGLKGGYVETDAPNPLSVYAETKVLAERHVLRNPHHTVIRTSLNAGPSLQGDRGMDEQMLVSLRAGKMLNLFTDEFRTPIPAAETARAVWELAKQRAKGVYHVAGAERLSRWETGELICERFPEHREQISATSLRTYQGAPRSPDTSLDCAKAQARLSFALPRFSEWWRNEGGGA, encoded by the coding sequence ATGGCACCCAGGGCGGACAACCTTGTTTGGGTGACCGGTGCCAACGGCTTGATCGGCAGCCATCTGGTCAGGCAGGCGGGCAGCAGTGTTCCTGGTTGGCAGGTGCGGCCCGTTACGCGGAGCGATTTTGATTTGACGGATTTTAAAGAAGTGGTCACCGCGTTTCAGAAAGAGCGCCCCCGGCTGGTCATCCATTGTGCCGCACTGAGCCGCAGCCCAGAATGCCAGGCGAATCCGCAATTGGCTCAAAAATTGAATGTGGAGGTGACAGAGTTTCTGGCCGATCTGGCGATGGACATATCCTTTGTCTTCTTTTCCACAGATCTGATTTTTGACGGGCTCAAGGGCGGTTATGTCGAGACGGATGCACCCAACCCACTGAGCGTTTACGCGGAGACGAAGGTGCTGGCTGAGCGGCATGTGCTGAGGAATCCTCACCACACGGTGATCCGCACATCGCTCAATGCCGGACCATCCCTGCAAGGAGATCGAGGGATGGACGAGCAGATGTTGGTGAGCTTGCGCGCGGGGAAAATGCTGAACCTGTTCACGGATGAGTTCCGCACACCGATCCCGGCAGCGGAGACGGCACGGGCTGTGTGGGAACTGGCGAAACAAAGGGCGAAAGGTGTTTACCACGTGGCCGGAGCAGAAAGGCTTTCTCGCTGGGAAACCGGTGAATTGATTTGCGAGCGCTTTCCAGAGCACCGCGAGCAGATCAGCGCGACCTCGCTGAGGACGTATCAAGGTGCGCCGAGATCGCCGGACACCAGTCTGGATTGTGCGAAGGCGCAAGCGCGACTGTCATTTGCGTTGCCGAGATTTTCGGAATGGTGGCGGAACGAAGGAGGAGGCGCATGA
- a CDS encoding serine/threonine-protein kinase, producing the protein MNAEDAHVASLFTIQGDTRYEIVRKIFEGGMGVVYEAEQHGARDFVKRVAIKVIRQSYANQKQFIENFVGEAKLVADLIHTNIVQTYQLGEASGIYFIAMELIRGVNLEQFAQQLVDKKRPLSRDLAVFIASRIARGLAYAHAKADRDGKPLGIVHRDINPKNIMIAFEGDVKVTDFGVAKARGLLVDNEGEVVAGKADYMSPEQADFRITDKRSDVFSVGVVLSFLLLGYNIFKGNSVEESRQRVMTMPIPDFRQLDSRIDDPLNNILQKCFQRDLAKRHQSAEELLEELEHYIYDQGYGPTNETLGRFIRELFGQNHAPVVVDHTRGGTVVLDRTAHMASKNV; encoded by the coding sequence ATGAATGCGGAAGATGCGCATGTGGCTAGCCTGTTTACCATCCAAGGTGACACTCGATACGAAATTGTCCGCAAGATTTTCGAGGGCGGCATGGGTGTTGTGTATGAAGCCGAGCAACACGGTGCGCGCGATTTCGTGAAGCGGGTCGCCATCAAGGTCATTCGCCAGAGCTACGCCAACCAGAAGCAGTTCATCGAGAATTTCGTCGGAGAAGCCAAGCTCGTCGCGGATCTTATCCATACGAATATCGTACAGACCTATCAATTGGGCGAGGCCAGCGGCATCTATTTCATCGCGATGGAGTTGATCCGCGGGGTGAACTTGGAGCAATTCGCACAGCAGCTCGTGGATAAAAAACGGCCATTATCAAGGGATTTGGCGGTGTTTATCGCCAGCCGCATCGCCCGTGGTCTTGCTTACGCGCATGCGAAAGCGGATCGTGATGGCAAGCCCTTGGGCATCGTTCACCGCGATATCAACCCGAAGAACATCATGATCGCCTTTGAGGGTGATGTGAAGGTGACAGACTTCGGTGTGGCCAAGGCGCGTGGTTTGTTGGTGGATAACGAAGGCGAAGTCGTGGCGGGCAAGGCTGATTACATGAGCCCCGAACAGGCGGATTTCCGCATCACAGATAAGCGCTCGGATGTGTTCTCTGTAGGTGTGGTGCTGTCCTTTCTGTTGCTCGGTTACAATATCTTCAAGGGTAACTCGGTGGAGGAATCGCGCCAGCGCGTGATGACGATGCCCATCCCTGACTTCCGCCAGTTGGATTCACGTATCGATGATCCGTTGAACAATATTTTGCAAAAGTGCTTCCAACGTGACTTGGCCAAGCGGCATCAATCGGCCGAAGAGCTGCTTGAAGAGTTGGAACACTATATCTACGACCAAGGTTATGGTCCTACGAATGAGACCTTGGGTCGCTTCATCCGTGAACTCTTTGGGCAGAACCACGCACCAGTCGTGGTGGATCATACGCGTGGAGGTACGGTTGTCCTTGACCGCACGGCCCACATGGCTTCTAAGAACGTGTAA